One region of Thunnus albacares chromosome 20, fThuAlb1.1, whole genome shotgun sequence genomic DNA includes:
- the tnrc6ba gene encoding trinucleotide repeat-containing gene 6B protein isoform X1, with protein sequence MEDKKRKKDDKRKREASQKVTEQKNKVLDLTKPASAQSPATQSSSASPSPGPTPSASPSPATSGPGSAATQSQGGNNAKRLAVANGQPTSTTSSSSIAGGPSATGNGSTSSGGGAQAPQQQPRYMPREVPPRFRCQQDHKVLLKRGQPPLSSMLLGGGGGGDGPNANMAAVSDSSAAASSLALTSSSVAASTTTSNYANSMWGASSGSQTSSQGREKVIVDGNDLEEWPSIAGNDGGGSSFTVAGGGSSNNGMPVNSISASGNQSSPTSLFSLPNECMQSSNGVAWGTAASQGHLGGGNTVAAAGPLLQQPSSLSKASAVPGSHDASGPVDGSSGIPGANFNPNANPSAWPALVQQDGPAAAAEGGPSSFHHQGPGGSLSANNSASLGLGAGTVGVLGGHPPLSVNQSSTHQHQLHQMQSRDREMGGGKWDSESAGPKIAGGEGIGAGMDRGVGGGGMSVGDHSLASSWRGQPSYPAANSKTGASRTDGWEGGGGGTGGFGAAEGDNGTSGWGYPGSSSGVNAWGSAGTGGNGSQTSGVSQGGWGSSGVGGERAVSGGDWGGSSTGIGGANPGGEGMSGACSSNSSSSGVSTAGNPPVTSCSSSTATAMTRAWDNQKGESETGEWGGGGGGQGARGGSSSSGGNSRSGSEPNNSNSRPRRTAPSAEGALQNLLSRSDLDPRVLSNTGWGQTQIRQNTAWDLEDHGGQSKGGSSSATSKHPSSLGGSSQYSGGSRTLITDSMGPGVNPSMVPSAGSSGEGWESSSNSSSSGASISGRAPPPSGPNMRNLGVSQSGPVTTTGPAMGSGVMQGHNQQGKTTGWGGGGMGSGDGKEAKGWGNEEWRNSRGGNGGWGEVGQQGDPVSGGWGGGQEEKGTGGWKEMGGDGGGGGWGSGQKVGAGRDWGEQQSKSNNGGGGWEDERKNGGGNSGGDSGAGGWGSWDEGAPRRTWGAGGTGGGGSGGGGMGVVGGMGSKSHQSWSGGNKMHQMPNSQSGSITGPQAQLQQQQSQPRNQHPQLQQALDQGAMQGGGGRKPISQAQNQNQSSGWTSGPIPGGPGGGSGSEPSGWEEPSPQSISRKNEIDDGTSAWGDPTCYNYKPVNLWDKNSTPAGQQPHGQAQAQAQAQAQAQAQAQAQQQQQQQQQQQQQQQQQQQGPPIQQQPSRQAAGLGGNRDFNTGHGPGKASAMGPSGWGGTSPTSPTVDNGTAAWGKPSDTPTEWGDPDDAGGKTTGWGNPTPNPIKSGSKSMQDGWGDKEASVAASRHSSWEEEEEGGGMWNSTGSQGSGSSWGQGSNGGWGQSHTGKKPSNKGPLKAGGGDSWMSPINRQFSNMGLLNDDPSGPNIDLAPGSLQEKKMDAEKRSMGMTDYNGDIRKGGRGGGGMSYRSPVSKEAAPGDAGSYYDKTLPMTNQDGCLGEEGPRSLYSPPTVYKPHSLFNHTIPFRQGGHGIFGSSGGMAQSRHQPSVPPINQSPGIRAQVPHQFLSPQVPGSVLKQMPPPSGSVGGVGGVGGVAGVGGGVFPPQLSPQHIAMLSSIYPPHIQFQLACQLLLQQQQQPQQQQQQLLQNQRKFTPNVRQQADPQQLARIMAVLQQQRQQQQVGGLGGSSRLSPSHHGGGGGGGAKLPGADPLPHPGLARSVADLHQKTLGPYSGFGSGVNLPGLDLGGSVVGGPGGMKDLGGQQSRFKWMMEGHSSPDTSPSEDAFHKNGPVTPMKMPGGSPYSQYDMMVGDGLGNNWHRTPGNKMSTKPTTTPSWPPEFQPGVPWKGIDRVDPESDPYMTPGSMMGNAVSPNLNDTEHQLLQDNTDSTPPLNTLLPSPGAWPYSASDSPLNNAHNSAKYTDYKTSWPPEPIGHKSWKASRGSSQTQLSRPPPGLASQKQPSPSPWSGGAPRLAGRGWGGGSSTTGSTWSDGSSRESCWLVLSNLTPQIDGSTLRTICMQHGPLLTFHLGLTQGTALIRYGSKQEAAKAQSALHMCVLGNTTILAEFVSEEDVARYIAHSQAGGAGSGGTTSGSAGSGPTATSAVGTNGNGGSCERGGAGGSSGGGGVEGGSTAGGAGNGGAGPASSGWQSLDSTGSSSDQSATQGPGLGIFAQWSSNGAGVGGAGGVEAGRQGLWGGMGGMSGAGYPSSSLWGSPALEDRHQMGSPASLLPGDLLGGGADSI encoded by the exons ATGGAagacaagaaaaggaaaaaagacgATAAAAGGAAAAGGGAAGCCTCTCAGAAG gttacagaacaaaagaacaaag TGCTAGACTTGACCAAGCCGGCATCTGCCCAATCTCCTGCCActcagagcagctctgcctccCCCAGCCCTGGACCCACCCCCTCTGCTTCTCCATCCCCAGCCACCTCGGGCCCTGGCAGTGCTGCCACCCAGTCACAGGGTGGCAACAATGCCAAGCGCCTGGCGGTGGCCAACGGACAGCCCACCTCCACCACCAGTTCTTCCTCCATCGCTGGCGGCCCCAGTGCTACTGGAAACGGGAGTACAAGTAGCGGAGGCGGAGCCCAGGCGCCTCAGCAGCAACCCCGCTACATGCCGAGAGAAGTGCCGCCGCGATTCCGCTGCCAGCAGGACCATAAAGTGCTACTGAAGAGGGGTCAACCGCCACTGTCCTCCATGCTGctgggagggggaggaggaggggacgGCCCCAATGCAAACATGGCTGCTGTCTCAG ATTCCAGTGCAGCTGCCTCCTCATTGGCCCTCACCTCATCATCAGTTGCTGcttctactactacttctaATTATGCAAATTCCATGTGGGGGGCGAGCTCAGGCAGCCAAACCTCCTCTCAGGGCAGGGAGAAGGTGATTGTCGATGGCAACGACCTGGAGGAGTGGCCTAGCATCGCTGGCAATGATGGGGGAGGAAGTTCTTTCACCGTGGCTGGAGGGGGCAGCAGCAACAACGGAATGCCTGTGAACAGCATCAGTGCCTCTGGCAACCAATCTTCACCCACTTCCTTGTTCTCTTTGCCCAATGAATGTATGCAGTCGTCCAACGGTGTGGCATGGGGGACGGCTGCCTCCCAGGGTCATCTTGGAGGAGGGAATACAGTAGCTGCAGCTGGGCCTCTGCTACAACAGCCCTCCTCACTTTCCAAAGCCTCCGCTGTGCCAGGGAGCCATGATGCCAGTGGCCCCGTCGACGGCAGCAGTGGGATTCCAGGTGCCAACTTCAATCCAAATGCCAACCCTTCGGCCTGGCCTGCCCTGGTGCAGCAGGATGggcctgctgctgcagcagaagGAGGTCCGTCTTCCTTCCATCACCAGGGCCCTGGAGGGTCTTTGTCTGCCAACAACTCTGCTTCCCTGGGGCTGGGAGCTGGGACGGTTGGGGTGTTGGGGGGTCACCCACCTTTATCTGTGAATCAATCAAGCACCCATCAGCACCAACTTCACCAAATGCAAtccagagacagagagatgggaGGGGGGAAGTGGGACAGCGAATCAGCGGGACCAAAAATCGCAGGGGGGGAAGGGATTGGGGCAGGAATGGACCGTGGTGTGGGAGGAGGCGGGATGAGTGTGGGAGACCACAGCCTTGCCTCCTCATGGAGAGGCCAGCCTTCTTACCCTGCAGCTAACTCCAAAACGGGTGCCTCTAGGACTGATGGATGGGAGGGCGGAGGAGGTGGCACGGGGGGATTCGGAGCTGCTGAAGGGGATAATGGGACCTCGGGTTGGGGGTACCCGGGTTCCTCTAGTGGGGTTAATGCTTGGGGTAGTGCTGGAACCGGGGGAAACGGTAGTCAAACCTCCGGGGTATCTCAGGGAGGGTGGGGGTCATCAGGAGTAGGAGGGGAGAGAGCTGTGTCAGGTGGTGACTGGGGTGGGAGCTCCACTGGAATTGGTGGAGCTAATCCAGGAGGAGAGGGAATGAGTGGTGCCTgcagcagtaacagcagcagtagtgggGTCAGCACAGCTGGCAATCCCCCTGtcacctcctgctcctcctcaaCAGCCACCGCTATGACCAGAGCTTGGGACAATCAGAAGGGAGAGAGTGAAACAGGGGaatggggtgggggtggaggaggaCAGGGAGCACGAGGAGGATCTTCATCCAGCGGTGGAAATTCCAGAAGCGGAAGTGAGCCGAACAACAGTAACAGTCGTCCTCGCCGCACGGCACCCAGTGCTGAAGGTGCCTTACAGAACCTGCTCAGCCGGTCTGATCTGGACCCTCGGGTCCTATCCAACACAGGCTGGGGCCAAACACAGATCCGACAGAACACGGCCTGGGACTTGGAAGATCACGGAGGACAGAGTAAAGGTGGATCGTCATCAGCTACATCGAAACACCCATCTTCTCTTGGTGGTTCTTCTCAGTATTCCGGTGGATCCAGGACCCTAATCACTGATTCTATGGGTCCAGGGGTCAATCCTTCCATGGTTCCATCTGCTGGGTCCTCTGGAGAGGGCtgggagagcagcagcaacagtagcaGTAGTGGGGCCTCTATATCTGGGAGAGCCCCACCACCTTCAGGCCCCAACATGAGGAATCTTGGCGTCTCACAATCTGGGCCAGTGACCACAACAGGACCTGCTATGGGGTCAGGGGTAATGCAAGGGCATAACCAGCAGGGGAAGACTACAGGCTGGGGTGGAGGAGGGATGGGGTCTGGAGATGGCAAGGAGGCCAAAGGTTGGGGGAATGAGGAATGGAgaaacagcagaggaggaaatggaGGATGGGGTGAGGTTGGCCAACAGGGTGACCCAGTGAGTGGAGGCTGGGGTGGAGGTCAGGAGGAGAAAGGGACAGGGGGGTGGAAAGAGATGGGaggggatggaggaggaggtgggtgggGATCAGGACAGAAAGTTGGGGCAGGTAGGGACTGGGGAGAGCAACAGTCCAAATCAAATAACGGAGGTGGGGGTTgggaagatgagaggaagaatGGAGGAGGAAACTCAGGTGGGGATTCAGGTGCGGGTGGCTGGGGAAGCTGGGATGAGGGTGCTCCCCGGAGAACCTGGGGAGCAGGGGGCACagggggaggagggagtggAGGAGGGGGAATGGGTGTTGTCGGGGGCATGGGGTCCAAATCCCATCAAAGTTGGAGTGGAGGAAACAAAATGCACCAGATGCCAAACAGCCAGTCGGGCTCCATCACAGGTCCGCAGGCACAACTGCAACAGCAACAATCACAGCCCCGCAATCAGCATCCACAGCTTCAGCAAGCATTGGACCAAGGGGCTATGCAAGGGGGCGGGGGGAGAAAACCCATCTCCCAAGCCCAGAACCAGAACCAAAGCTCAGGCTGGACCTCGGGGCCAATCCCAGGTGGCcctggaggaggaagtggatcTGAACCAAGCGGTTGGGAGGAACCCTCACCGCAGTCCATAAGCAGGAAGAACGAGATAGATGATGGAACATCAGCATGGGGAGACCCAACCTGTTACAACTACAAGCCGGTCAACCTGTGGGATAAGAACAGCACCCCTGCTGGCCAGCAGCCACATGGCCAGGCTCAGGCTCAGGCACAGGCTCAGGCTCAGGCACAGGCACAGGCTCaggctcagcagcagcagcagcagcagcagcagcagcagcagcaacagcagcagcaacagcagggaCCTCCAATACAGCAGCAACCGAGCAGGCAGGCTGCAGGGCTTGGAGGTAACAGAGACTTCAACACTGGCCATGGACCTGGGAAAGCTTCAGCAATGG GTCCGTCAGGTTGGGGTGGTACTTCTCCAACTAGTCCTACAGTAGACAATGGCACAGCAGCTTGGGGAAAACCTAGCGATACACCTACTGAATGGGGAGACCCTGATGACGCTGGAGGGAAGACAACGGGCTGGGGAAACCCTACTCCCAACCCCATCAAATCTg GTTCAAAGTCTATGCAAGATGGCTGGGGGGACAAAGAGGCCTCTGTGGCAGCCTCGCGTCACTCGagctgggaggaggaggaggagggaggcggCATGTGGAACAGCACCGGCTCCCAGGGAAGCGGCTCGTCCTGGGGACAGGGTAGCAACGGGGGCTGGGGACAGAGCCACACTGGAAAGAAGCCCAGCAACAAG GGTCCACTGAAGGCTGGCGGAGGAGACTCATGGATGAGCCCCATCAATAGACAGTTCTCTAACATGGGGCTGCTG AATGATGATCCCAGTGGCCCAAACATTGACCTGGCTCCGGGTTCTCTCCAGGAGAAGAAGATGGACGCAGAAAAAAGAAGCATGGGAATGACGGATTACAATGGAGACAtaaggaaaggaggaagaggaggaggggggatgTCTTATCGCTCACCTGTTTCCAAAGAGGCAGCACCTGGGGATGCTGGGTCCTACTACGACAAG ACCTTGCCTATGACCAATCAAGATGGGTGCCTTGGGGAGGAGGGTCCTCGCTCTCTGTACTCACCACCCACTGTCTACAAGCCCCATTCCCTCTTCAACCACACTATCCCCTTTAGACAA GGCGGCCACGGTATCTTTGGCAGTAGCGGAGGGATGGCTCAGTCAAGACACCAGCCCAGCGTCCCACCCATAAACCAGTCCCCAGGGATACGAGCGCAAGTGCCTCATCAGTTCCTGTCACCTCAG GTGCCAGGCTCCGTGCTGAAGCAGATGCCCCCTCCCAGCGGGAGCGTGGGGGGTGTTGGCGGCGTGGGAGGAGTGGCAGGAGTCGGGGGAGGTGTGTTCCCTCCACAGCTGTCCCCCCAGCATATTGCCATGCTCAGCAGCATCTACCCACCTCACATCCAATTTCAGCTG GCTTgtcagctcctcctccagcagcagcagcagccacaacagcagcaacagcagctgctgcaaaACCAGAGGAAGTTCACGCCGAATGTGCGGCAGCAGGCTGATCCTCAacag CTGGCCAGGATCATGGCAGTGCtccagcagcagaggcagcagcagcaggtcggGGGTTTAGGCGGCAGCTCCAGACTCTCCCCCTCCCACCATGGTGGAGGTGGCGGAGGGGGTGCCAAACTGCCCGGGGCTGATCCCCTGCCCCACCCAGGCCTGGCGAGATCTGTGGCTGACCTCCACCAGAAAACACTTGGGCCGTACTCCG GGTTTGGTTCTGGTGTGAACCTCCCAGGTCTTGACCTGGGCGGCTCTGTGGTGGGCGGCCCTGGGGGCATGAAGGACCTTGGGGGTCAGCAGTCCCGTTTCAAATGGATGATGGAGGGACACTCCTCCCCAGACACCTCCCCATCTGAGGACGCATTCCACAAAAATG GTCCTGTCACCCCCATGAAGATGCCTGGGGGCTCGCCCTACTCTCAGTACGACATGATGGTTGGAGACGGGCTGGGTAACAACTGGCATCGCACCCCTGGCAACAAGATGAGTACCAAGCCTACCACCACACCCAGCTGGCCCCCTG AGTTCCAGCCTGGTGTTCCCTGGAAGGGAATCGACCGCGTTGACCCTGAATCCGACCCCTACATGACTCCGGGGAGCATGATGGGAAACGCGGTGTCCCCCAACCTCAACGATACTGAGCACCAGTTGTTACAAGACAATACTG ATTCCACCCCTCCCCTCAACACCTTACTGCCTTCACCTGGTGCCTGGCCCTACAGTGCCTCAGACAGTCCCCTCAACAACGCACACAACTCAG CAAAGTACACAGACTACAAGACCAGCTGGCCCCCAGAGCCCATCGGACACAAGTCTTGGAAAGCCAGTCGCGGCAGCAGCCAGACCCAGCTGTCCCGCCCACCTCCAGGACTAGCCAGTCAAAAGCAGCCATCGCCATCCCCGTGGTCAGGAGGAGCCCCTCGTTTGGCTGGCAGGGGCTGGGGCGGTGGCTCGAGCACCACTG GCTCAACCTGGAGTGACGGCAGTTCTCGGGAAAGCTGCTGGTTGGTGCTCAGCAATCTCACACCACAG ATTGATGGCTCCACCCTGAGGACCATCTGCATGCAACATGGCCCCCTGCTGACCTTTCACCTCGGCCTGACCCAGGGCACCGCTCTGATTCGCTATGGCTccaaacaggaagcagccaAAGCCCAGAGTGCACTCCACAT gTGTGTTCTGGGTAACACCACCATCTTGGCGGAGTTTGTGAGCGAGGAGGATGTGGCTCGCTACATTGCACATTCCCAGGCTGGAGGAGCAGGGAGCGGAGGAACCACCTCCGGCTCTGCGGGCTCTGGACCCACAGCAACCTCGGCAGTGGGGACTAACGGTAACGGAGGGAGCTGCGAGAGAGGTGGAGCAGGAGGCAGCAGCGGGGGAGGAGGAGTAGAAGGAGGTTCCACAGCTGGAGGAGCAGGAAACGGAGGAGCCGGGCCTGCCAGCTCCGGATGGCAGAGCCTGGACAGCACAGGCAGCTCATCGGACCAGTCTGCCACCCAGGGGCCCGGGCTGGGCATCTTCGCCCAGTGGAGCAGCAACGGGGCCGGGGTGGGCGGAGCTGGAGGTGTGGAAGCCGGAAGGCAGGGTCTGTGGGGAGGGATGGGTGGGATGAGCGGGGCGGGGTATCCCAGCAGTAGCCTCTGGGGTTCCCCGGCACTTGAGGATCGTCACCAGATGGGCAGCCCCGCCTCGCTGCTGCCAGGGGACCTGCTGGGCGGGGGGGCCGACTCCATCTGA